A part of Bombus affinis isolate iyBomAffi1 chromosome 12, iyBomAffi1.2, whole genome shotgun sequence genomic DNA contains:
- the LOC126922377 gene encoding alpha-amylase-like, translating to MLATATFLAVLVLAASGATNKDPHFVPGHDTIVHLFEWKWNDIAKECERFLGPMGYGGVQVSPLQENLKIPNRPWWERYQPISYLWTTRSGTKEEFINMVGRCNKAGVRIYVDAILNHMSGNLNDAHGTGISRADTYHYEYYQVPYHAQHFHKPCSVNNYNDPQNVRNCELTGLHDLDQSQEYVRSKLVNFLNEAVDAGVAGFRIDAAKHMWPNDLNIIYSRIKNLNTRHGFPPNSKPYIYQEVIDYGGEAISKREYNQQAAVIEFKYAAELSNSFRGNNLLKWFVNFGEQWGLLPSTDALVFVDNHDTQRDNQQILTYKSSKLYKMAVAFMLAHPFGTPRVMSSFDFQNKDQGPPHDGNDNIISATINPDNSCGNGWICEHRWRQIYNMVRFRNVVNRTSIKDWWDNGSNQIAFCRGNSGFVAFNNDRNDLKATLKTCLPPGQYCDVISGNLENRRCTGKVVNVQQNGDAYIEISKGEEDGVLAIHVGAKL from the exons ATGTTGGCGACCGCGACGTTTTTAGCTGTACTCGTATTGGCAGCGAGTGGAGCCACGAACAAAGACCCCCACTTTGTTCCTGGCCACGATACCATCGTGCATCTTTTCGAATGGAAATGGAACGACATTGCAAAGGAATGCGAAAGATTTCTTGGGCCAATGGGATACGGTGGAGTACAg GTATCACCATTACAAGAGAATCTGAAGATCCCTAACAGACCATGGTGGGAACGTTACCAACCAATTTCCTACTTGTGGACTACGCGATCCGGCACGAAAGAAGAATTTATCAATATGGTTGGAAGATGCAACAAAGCTGGTGTCCGAATTTACGTAGACGCTATCCTGAATCACATGTCCGGCAATTTGAACGATGCTCATGGCACTGGAATCTCTAGAGCAGACACGTACCACTACGAATATTATCAAGTGCCTTACCACGCTCAACATTTCCATAAACCTTGCTCGGTTAACAACTACAACGATCCGCAGAACGTGCGAAATTGCGAACTGACTGGTCTTCATGATTTGGATCAGAGTCAAGAATACGTCAGATCGAAGCTGGTGAATTTCTTGAATGAAGCTGTCGACGCTGGTGTTGCTGGTTTCCG AATCGATGCTGCCAAGCATATGTGGCCAAACGACTTGAACATCATTTACTCGAGAATAAAGAACCTGAACACTCGGCATGGTTTCCCTCCAaattccaagccatacatataccaagAAGTGATCGATTATGGCGGTGAGGCAATTTCTAAACGCGAATACAACCAACAGGCCGCGGTAATTGAGTTCAAATACGCCGCCGAACTCTCCAACTCGTTCCGGGGTAACAATCTTTTGAAATGGTTCGTCAATTTTGGAGAGCAATGGGGTCTTTTACCCTCTACAGATGCCCTCGTTTTCGTCGATAATCACGACACACAACGTGACAATCAACAAATACTCACTTACAAATCATCAAAACTGTACAAG ATGGCGGTCGCCTTCATGTTAGCCCACCCCTTCGGTACACCGCGAGTGATGAGTTCCTTCGACTTCCAAAACAAGGATCAAGGACCACCTCATGATGGAAATGACAATATCATATCTGCAACTATCAATCCAGACAACAGTTGCGGCAATGGTTGGATCTGTGAACACCGTTGGAGGCAAATTTATAACATGGTTCGCTTCCGCAATGTGGTTAATCGAACGAGCATTAAGGACTGGTGGGACAATGGCAGCAATCAGATTGCATTCTGTCGTGGAAATTCTGGATTTGTTGCGTTTAACAATGACCGCAATGATTTGAAAGCCACCCTCAAGACCTGCTTGCCTCCTGGCCAATACTGTGACGTGATTTCTGGTAACTTGGAGAATAGAAGATGCACTGGAAAGGTCGTTAACGTGCAACAGAATGGTGATGCTTATATCGAAATCTCTAAAGGAGAGGAGGATGGAGTTCTTGCTATTCACGTTGGG gcTAAACTGTGA